Proteins from a single region of Manis javanica isolate MJ-LG chromosome 5, MJ_LKY, whole genome shotgun sequence:
- the SLC17A9 gene encoding voltage-gated purine nucleotide uniporter SLC17A9 isoform X1: protein MNVGRAPGQEHVGWRARSPQEVTRVGIQPRQLWGPLRTDGRLDSALSHLGPPLQRAALSEARCRPPPIPLWPGLPASPAARCRSPRHRPPFPSRIGGEKVILLSASAWGLITAATPLLARLGSAHLVVMTSSRVLTGLLQGVYFPALTSLLSQKVRTSERAFVYSTVGAGSQFGTLLTGAAGSLLLDWYGWPSVFYFSGGLTLLWACYVYRSHPGLGRFGARPAGVQTHQSSLETAFPEGFCLPLPPTLESGQGPRCRILSPATAHRAAIASQLSSACSFFILLSWLPTFFKETFPSSKGWVFNVVPWLVAIPASMFSGFLSDWLINQGYRTITVRKFMQVMGLGLSSIFALCLGHTSSFCKSVVFASASIGLQTFNHSGISVNIQDLAPSCAGFLFGVANTAGALAAPQVGHGALQGGSHSARPVCWGAQTPERTRGKNSVRPSVVTSLAARSPDPTHTRVRFLWPGVPMRPALRWQ from the exons ATGAACGTGGGCAGGGCACCTGGCCAAGAGCACGTGGGCTGGAGAGCGAGGTCCCCACAGGAGGTGACCAGGGTCGGCATCCAACCGAGGCAGCTCTGGGGGCCTCTGAGGACAGATGGACGGCTGGACTCCGCGCTCTCCCACCTTGGGCCTCCTCTCCAGAGGGCTGCTCTGAGTGAGGCACGGTGCCGGCCACCACCCATCCCTCTGTGGCCGGGCCTCCCGGCCAGCCCAGCAGCCAGGTGCAGGAGCCCCCGTCACCGTCCTCCATTCCCCTCCAGGATTGGGGGCGAGAAGGTCATCCTGCTGTCAGCCTCCGCCTGGGGTCTTATCACTGCCGCCACCCCTCTGCTCGCCCGCCTTGGCAGTGCCCACCTGGTGGTCATGACCTCCTCTCGCGTCCTCACGGGCTTGCTCCAAG gggTTTACTTCCCTGCTCTGACCAGCCTGCTGTCACAGAAGGTGCGGACGAGCGAGCGAGCCTTTGTCTACAGCACCGTGGGGGCCGGCTCCCAGTTTGG GACACTGTTGACAGGGGCCGCGGGCTCCCTGCTCCTGGACTGGTATGGCTGGCCAAGTGTCTTCTACTTCTCTGGTGGGCTCACCCTGCTGTGGGCATGTTACGTGTACAG ATCTCATCCTGGCCTTGGGCGTTTTGGTGCAAGGCCTGCCGGTGTCCAGACACACCAAAGTTCCCTGGAGACAGCTTTTCCAGAAGGCTTCTGTCTG cctctgccccccaccctggAGTCTGGGCAGGGGCCCAGGTGCAGGATACTGAGCCCAGCCACGGCCCACAGGGCAGCCATAGCCTCCCAGCTGTCCTCAGCCTGCTCCTTCTTCATCCTCCTGTCCTGGCTGCCCACCTTCTTTAAGGAGACTTTCCCCAGCTCCAAG gGCTGGGTCTTCAACGTGGTGCCCTGGCTGGTGGCCATTCCCGCCAGCATGTTCAGCGGGTTTCTCTCCGATTGGCTCATCAATCAGG GTTATAGGACCATCACCGTGCGGAAGTTCATGCAG GTCATGGGCCTTGGCCTGTCCAGCATTTTTGCCCTGTGTTTGGGTCACACTTCAAGCTTTTGTAAGTCTGTGGTCTTTGCATCAGCCTCCATCGGCCTCCAGACCTTCAACCACAG TGGCATTTCTGTCAACATCCAGGACCTGGCCCCCTCCTGCGCTGGTTTTCTGTTTG GCGTGGCCAACACAGCCGGGGCCTTGGCAG CCCCACAGGTTGGGCATGGCGCCCTCCAGGGGGGCTCCCACAGTGCCAGACCAGTGTGTTGGGGGGCACAGACCCCAGAGCGGACCCGGGGCAAGAACAGCGTGAGGCCTTCTGTGGTCACTTCTCTGGCAGCACGTAGCCCTGACCCGACCCACACACGTGTCAGGTTCCTGTGGCCCGGGGTCCCCATGAGGCCAGCACTCAGGTGGCAGTGA
- the SLC17A9 gene encoding voltage-gated purine nucleotide uniporter SLC17A9 isoform X2 gives MQQPTNEGRRDAAQDAQWSRPECQAWMGTLLLGTGLLYCARASMPVCTASMSQDFGWNKKEAGIVLSSFFWGYCLTQVVGGHLGDRIGGEKVILLSASAWGLITAATPLLARLGSAHLVVMTSSRVLTGLLQGVYFPALTSLLSQKVRTSERAFVYSTVGAGSQFGTLLTGAAGSLLLDWYGWPSVFYFSGGLTLLWACYVYRSHPGLGRFGARPAGVQTHQSSLETAFPEGFCLPLPPTLESGQGPRCRILSPATAHRAAIASQLSSACSFFILLSWLPTFFKETFPSSKGWVFNVVPWLVAIPASMFSGFLSDWLINQGYRTITVRKFMQVMGLGLSSIFALCLGHTSSFCKSVVFASASIGLQTFNHSGISVNIQDLAPSCAGFLFGVANTAGALAAPQVGHGALQGGSHSARPVCWGAQTPERTRGKNSVRPSVVTSLAARSPDPTHTRVRFLWPGVPMRPALRWQ, from the exons ATGCAGCAGCCCACGAACGAGGGTCGCCGGGATGCGGCCCAGGACGCCCAGTGGTCCAG GCCCGAGTGCCAGGCGTGGATGGGGACGCTGCTGCTGGGCACGGGTCTGCTGTACTGCGCGCGTGCCAGCATGCCCGTCTGCACCGCCTCCATGAGCCAGGACTTTGGCTGGAACAAGAAGGAGGCCGGCATCGTGCTCAGCAGCTTCTTCTGGGGCTACTGCCTGACTCAGGTTGTGGGCGGACACCTGGGGGACCG GATTGGGGGCGAGAAGGTCATCCTGCTGTCAGCCTCCGCCTGGGGTCTTATCACTGCCGCCACCCCTCTGCTCGCCCGCCTTGGCAGTGCCCACCTGGTGGTCATGACCTCCTCTCGCGTCCTCACGGGCTTGCTCCAAG gggTTTACTTCCCTGCTCTGACCAGCCTGCTGTCACAGAAGGTGCGGACGAGCGAGCGAGCCTTTGTCTACAGCACCGTGGGGGCCGGCTCCCAGTTTGG GACACTGTTGACAGGGGCCGCGGGCTCCCTGCTCCTGGACTGGTATGGCTGGCCAAGTGTCTTCTACTTCTCTGGTGGGCTCACCCTGCTGTGGGCATGTTACGTGTACAG ATCTCATCCTGGCCTTGGGCGTTTTGGTGCAAGGCCTGCCGGTGTCCAGACACACCAAAGTTCCCTGGAGACAGCTTTTCCAGAAGGCTTCTGTCTG cctctgccccccaccctggAGTCTGGGCAGGGGCCCAGGTGCAGGATACTGAGCCCAGCCACGGCCCACAGGGCAGCCATAGCCTCCCAGCTGTCCTCAGCCTGCTCCTTCTTCATCCTCCTGTCCTGGCTGCCCACCTTCTTTAAGGAGACTTTCCCCAGCTCCAAG gGCTGGGTCTTCAACGTGGTGCCCTGGCTGGTGGCCATTCCCGCCAGCATGTTCAGCGGGTTTCTCTCCGATTGGCTCATCAATCAGG GTTATAGGACCATCACCGTGCGGAAGTTCATGCAG GTCATGGGCCTTGGCCTGTCCAGCATTTTTGCCCTGTGTTTGGGTCACACTTCAAGCTTTTGTAAGTCTGTGGTCTTTGCATCAGCCTCCATCGGCCTCCAGACCTTCAACCACAG TGGCATTTCTGTCAACATCCAGGACCTGGCCCCCTCCTGCGCTGGTTTTCTGTTTG GCGTGGCCAACACAGCCGGGGCCTTGGCAG CCCCACAGGTTGGGCATGGCGCCCTCCAGGGGGGCTCCCACAGTGCCAGACCAGTGTGTTGGGGGGCACAGACCCCAGAGCGGACCCGGGGCAAGAACAGCGTGAGGCCTTCTGTGGTCACTTCTCTGGCAGCACGTAGCCCTGACCCGACCCACACACGTGTCAGGTTCCTGTGGCCCGGGGTCCCCATGAGGCCAGCACTCAGGTGGCAGTGA
- the SLC17A9 gene encoding voltage-gated purine nucleotide uniporter SLC17A9 isoform X3 — MDVKPVCVTSGLLVFKGRPECQAWMGTLLLGTGLLYCARASMPVCTASMSQDFGWNKKEAGIVLSSFFWGYCLTQVVGGHLGDRIGGEKVILLSASAWGLITAATPLLARLGSAHLVVMTSSRVLTGLLQGVYFPALTSLLSQKVRTSERAFVYSTVGAGSQFGTLLTGAAGSLLLDWYGWPSVFYFSGGLTLLWACYVYRSHPGLGRFGARPAGVQTHQSSLETAFPEGFCLPLPPTLESGQGPRCRILSPATAHRAAIASQLSSACSFFILLSWLPTFFKETFPSSKGWVFNVVPWLVAIPASMFSGFLSDWLINQGYRTITVRKFMQVMGLGLSSIFALCLGHTSSFCKSVVFASASIGLQTFNHSGISVNIQDLAPSCAGFLFGVANTAGALAAPQVGHGALQGGSHSARPVCWGAQTPERTRGKNSVRPSVVTSLAARSPDPTHTRVRFLWPGVPMRPALRWQ, encoded by the exons ATGGACGTGAAACCCGTGTGTGTCACTTCTGGGCTCCTCGTCTTCAAGGGGAG GCCCGAGTGCCAGGCGTGGATGGGGACGCTGCTGCTGGGCACGGGTCTGCTGTACTGCGCGCGTGCCAGCATGCCCGTCTGCACCGCCTCCATGAGCCAGGACTTTGGCTGGAACAAGAAGGAGGCCGGCATCGTGCTCAGCAGCTTCTTCTGGGGCTACTGCCTGACTCAGGTTGTGGGCGGACACCTGGGGGACCG GATTGGGGGCGAGAAGGTCATCCTGCTGTCAGCCTCCGCCTGGGGTCTTATCACTGCCGCCACCCCTCTGCTCGCCCGCCTTGGCAGTGCCCACCTGGTGGTCATGACCTCCTCTCGCGTCCTCACGGGCTTGCTCCAAG gggTTTACTTCCCTGCTCTGACCAGCCTGCTGTCACAGAAGGTGCGGACGAGCGAGCGAGCCTTTGTCTACAGCACCGTGGGGGCCGGCTCCCAGTTTGG GACACTGTTGACAGGGGCCGCGGGCTCCCTGCTCCTGGACTGGTATGGCTGGCCAAGTGTCTTCTACTTCTCTGGTGGGCTCACCCTGCTGTGGGCATGTTACGTGTACAG ATCTCATCCTGGCCTTGGGCGTTTTGGTGCAAGGCCTGCCGGTGTCCAGACACACCAAAGTTCCCTGGAGACAGCTTTTCCAGAAGGCTTCTGTCTG cctctgccccccaccctggAGTCTGGGCAGGGGCCCAGGTGCAGGATACTGAGCCCAGCCACGGCCCACAGGGCAGCCATAGCCTCCCAGCTGTCCTCAGCCTGCTCCTTCTTCATCCTCCTGTCCTGGCTGCCCACCTTCTTTAAGGAGACTTTCCCCAGCTCCAAG gGCTGGGTCTTCAACGTGGTGCCCTGGCTGGTGGCCATTCCCGCCAGCATGTTCAGCGGGTTTCTCTCCGATTGGCTCATCAATCAGG GTTATAGGACCATCACCGTGCGGAAGTTCATGCAG GTCATGGGCCTTGGCCTGTCCAGCATTTTTGCCCTGTGTTTGGGTCACACTTCAAGCTTTTGTAAGTCTGTGGTCTTTGCATCAGCCTCCATCGGCCTCCAGACCTTCAACCACAG TGGCATTTCTGTCAACATCCAGGACCTGGCCCCCTCCTGCGCTGGTTTTCTGTTTG GCGTGGCCAACACAGCCGGGGCCTTGGCAG CCCCACAGGTTGGGCATGGCGCCCTCCAGGGGGGCTCCCACAGTGCCAGACCAGTGTGTTGGGGGGCACAGACCCCAGAGCGGACCCGGGGCAAGAACAGCGTGAGGCCTTCTGTGGTCACTTCTCTGGCAGCACGTAGCCCTGACCCGACCCACACACGTGTCAGGTTCCTGTGGCCCGGGGTCCCCATGAGGCCAGCACTCAGGTGGCAGTGA
- the SLC17A9 gene encoding voltage-gated purine nucleotide uniporter SLC17A9 isoform X5: MNVGRAPGQEHVGWRARSPQEVTRVGIQPRQLWGPLRTDGRLDSALSHLGPPLQRAALSEARCRPPPIPLWPGLPASPAARCRSPRHRPPFPSRIGGEKVILLSASAWGLITAATPLLARLGSAHLVVMTSSRVLTGLLQGVYFPALTSLLSQKVRTSERAFVYSTVGAGSQFGTLLTGAAGSLLLDWYGWPSVFYFSGGLTLLWACYVYRYLLSEKDLILALGVLVQGLPVSRHTKVPWRQLFQKASVWAAIASQLSSACSFFILLSWLPTFFKETFPSSKGWVFNVVPWLVAIPASMFSGFLSDWLINQGYRTITVRKFMQVMGLGLSSIFALCLGHTSSFCKSVVFASASIGLQTFNHSGISVNIQDLAPSCAGFLFGVANTAGALAAPQVGHGALQGGSHSARPVCWGAQTPERTRGKNSVRPSVVTSLAARSPDPTHTRVRFLWPGVPMRPALRWQ, from the exons ATGAACGTGGGCAGGGCACCTGGCCAAGAGCACGTGGGCTGGAGAGCGAGGTCCCCACAGGAGGTGACCAGGGTCGGCATCCAACCGAGGCAGCTCTGGGGGCCTCTGAGGACAGATGGACGGCTGGACTCCGCGCTCTCCCACCTTGGGCCTCCTCTCCAGAGGGCTGCTCTGAGTGAGGCACGGTGCCGGCCACCACCCATCCCTCTGTGGCCGGGCCTCCCGGCCAGCCCAGCAGCCAGGTGCAGGAGCCCCCGTCACCGTCCTCCATTCCCCTCCAGGATTGGGGGCGAGAAGGTCATCCTGCTGTCAGCCTCCGCCTGGGGTCTTATCACTGCCGCCACCCCTCTGCTCGCCCGCCTTGGCAGTGCCCACCTGGTGGTCATGACCTCCTCTCGCGTCCTCACGGGCTTGCTCCAAG gggTTTACTTCCCTGCTCTGACCAGCCTGCTGTCACAGAAGGTGCGGACGAGCGAGCGAGCCTTTGTCTACAGCACCGTGGGGGCCGGCTCCCAGTTTGG GACACTGTTGACAGGGGCCGCGGGCTCCCTGCTCCTGGACTGGTATGGCTGGCCAAGTGTCTTCTACTTCTCTGGTGGGCTCACCCTGCTGTGGGCATGTTACGTGTACAGGTACCTGCTGAGTGAAAAAG ATCTCATCCTGGCCTTGGGCGTTTTGGTGCAAGGCCTGCCGGTGTCCAGACACACCAAAGTTCCCTGGAGACAGCTTTTCCAGAAGGCTTCTGTCTG GGCAGCCATAGCCTCCCAGCTGTCCTCAGCCTGCTCCTTCTTCATCCTCCTGTCCTGGCTGCCCACCTTCTTTAAGGAGACTTTCCCCAGCTCCAAG gGCTGGGTCTTCAACGTGGTGCCCTGGCTGGTGGCCATTCCCGCCAGCATGTTCAGCGGGTTTCTCTCCGATTGGCTCATCAATCAGG GTTATAGGACCATCACCGTGCGGAAGTTCATGCAG GTCATGGGCCTTGGCCTGTCCAGCATTTTTGCCCTGTGTTTGGGTCACACTTCAAGCTTTTGTAAGTCTGTGGTCTTTGCATCAGCCTCCATCGGCCTCCAGACCTTCAACCACAG TGGCATTTCTGTCAACATCCAGGACCTGGCCCCCTCCTGCGCTGGTTTTCTGTTTG GCGTGGCCAACACAGCCGGGGCCTTGGCAG CCCCACAGGTTGGGCATGGCGCCCTCCAGGGGGGCTCCCACAGTGCCAGACCAGTGTGTTGGGGGGCACAGACCCCAGAGCGGACCCGGGGCAAGAACAGCGTGAGGCCTTCTGTGGTCACTTCTCTGGCAGCACGTAGCCCTGACCCGACCCACACACGTGTCAGGTTCCTGTGGCCCGGGGTCCCCATGAGGCCAGCACTCAGGTGGCAGTGA
- the SLC17A9 gene encoding voltage-gated purine nucleotide uniporter SLC17A9 isoform X8 — translation MTSSRVLTGLLQGVYFPALTSLLSQKVRTSERAFVYSTVGAGSQFGTLLTGAAGSLLLDWYGWPSVFYFSGGLTLLWACYVYRSHPGLGRFGARPAGVQTHQSSLETAFPEGFCLPLPPTLESGQGPRCRILSPATAHRAAIASQLSSACSFFILLSWLPTFFKETFPSSKGWVFNVVPWLVAIPASMFSGFLSDWLINQGYRTITVRKFMQVMGLGLSSIFALCLGHTSSFCKSVVFASASIGLQTFNHSGISVNIQDLAPSCAGFLFGVANTAGALAAPQVGHGALQGGSHSARPVCWGAQTPERTRGKNSVRPSVVTSLAARSPDPTHTRVRFLWPGVPMRPALRWQ, via the exons ATGACCTCCTCTCGCGTCCTCACGGGCTTGCTCCAAG gggTTTACTTCCCTGCTCTGACCAGCCTGCTGTCACAGAAGGTGCGGACGAGCGAGCGAGCCTTTGTCTACAGCACCGTGGGGGCCGGCTCCCAGTTTGG GACACTGTTGACAGGGGCCGCGGGCTCCCTGCTCCTGGACTGGTATGGCTGGCCAAGTGTCTTCTACTTCTCTGGTGGGCTCACCCTGCTGTGGGCATGTTACGTGTACAG ATCTCATCCTGGCCTTGGGCGTTTTGGTGCAAGGCCTGCCGGTGTCCAGACACACCAAAGTTCCCTGGAGACAGCTTTTCCAGAAGGCTTCTGTCTG cctctgccccccaccctggAGTCTGGGCAGGGGCCCAGGTGCAGGATACTGAGCCCAGCCACGGCCCACAGGGCAGCCATAGCCTCCCAGCTGTCCTCAGCCTGCTCCTTCTTCATCCTCCTGTCCTGGCTGCCCACCTTCTTTAAGGAGACTTTCCCCAGCTCCAAG gGCTGGGTCTTCAACGTGGTGCCCTGGCTGGTGGCCATTCCCGCCAGCATGTTCAGCGGGTTTCTCTCCGATTGGCTCATCAATCAGG GTTATAGGACCATCACCGTGCGGAAGTTCATGCAG GTCATGGGCCTTGGCCTGTCCAGCATTTTTGCCCTGTGTTTGGGTCACACTTCAAGCTTTTGTAAGTCTGTGGTCTTTGCATCAGCCTCCATCGGCCTCCAGACCTTCAACCACAG TGGCATTTCTGTCAACATCCAGGACCTGGCCCCCTCCTGCGCTGGTTTTCTGTTTG GCGTGGCCAACACAGCCGGGGCCTTGGCAG CCCCACAGGTTGGGCATGGCGCCCTCCAGGGGGGCTCCCACAGTGCCAGACCAGTGTGTTGGGGGGCACAGACCCCAGAGCGGACCCGGGGCAAGAACAGCGTGAGGCCTTCTGTGGTCACTTCTCTGGCAGCACGTAGCCCTGACCCGACCCACACACGTGTCAGGTTCCTGTGGCCCGGGGTCCCCATGAGGCCAGCACTCAGGTGGCAGTGA